One stretch of Cohnella algarum DNA includes these proteins:
- a CDS encoding ABC transporter substrate-binding protein yields MKFLRTIALAAAISLFAFAALSGCGASEEAKEAGTGAKRTIKIGYLPITHAAPLYIEEELGKHGYGNFELQLVKFGSWPELMDALNTGNIDGASVLVELAMLAKDQGIDLKAVALGHKDGNVVVASPDIRSAADLKGKSFAIPHEYSTHNILLYQTLKKAGLTFEDVQVVELPPAEMPAALAERRISGYVVAEPFGARSVASGTGKVLHQSGELWPDSICCALVLRNDLIEDDPEAVQQLVKQYVEAGEAAEHKDEQVKETFSKYMNVDENVLDLSLEWISYDDLKLDERTYEELRQVLTEMKLFENPPAFADFVDNSFIDKALQEHEADS; encoded by the coding sequence GTGAAGTTTTTACGGACAATCGCGCTCGCGGCGGCGATTTCCCTGTTCGCCTTTGCCGCCTTGAGCGGCTGCGGCGCCTCGGAAGAAGCGAAGGAAGCGGGGACGGGGGCGAAGCGGACGATTAAGATCGGCTACTTGCCGATTACGCACGCGGCGCCGCTGTACATAGAAGAGGAGCTCGGAAAGCACGGATACGGCAACTTCGAGCTGCAGCTCGTCAAATTCGGCTCCTGGCCGGAATTGATGGACGCCCTGAACACCGGCAACATCGACGGAGCGTCGGTGCTGGTCGAATTGGCGATGCTGGCGAAAGATCAGGGAATCGACCTGAAGGCGGTAGCCCTCGGGCATAAGGACGGCAACGTCGTCGTCGCTTCGCCGGACATTCGAAGCGCGGCCGATTTGAAAGGGAAAAGCTTCGCGATCCCGCACGAATATTCGACGCATAACATTTTGCTTTATCAAACGTTGAAGAAGGCGGGGTTGACGTTCGAGGACGTACAGGTCGTCGAGCTGCCCCCGGCCGAGATGCCCGCCGCGCTGGCGGAGAGGAGAATCAGCGGCTACGTCGTGGCGGAGCCGTTCGGCGCCAGGTCCGTCGCCAGCGGAACGGGCAAGGTGCTTCATCAATCGGGGGAGTTGTGGCCGGATTCGATCTGCTGCGCCCTCGTGCTTCGAAACGATCTGATCGAGGACGATCCGGAGGCGGTGCAGCAGCTCGTCAAACAATATGTGGAAGCGGGAGAGGCGGCCGAGCATAAAGACGAGCAAGTGAAGGAAACGTTCTCGAAATACATGAACGTCGACGAAAACGTGCTCGACTTGTCGCTGGAGTGGATTTCCTACGACGATTTGAAGCTCGACGAGCGGACGTACGAGGAGCTGAGGCAGGTT
- a CDS encoding ABC transporter ATP-binding protein codes for MSSNAPIAVEADRISKSYGHQGGRQTVLDGVTFRIRQGEFVSVLGPSGCGKSTLLNLLGGFELPDEGTIRLDGRPVERPVRQAVMMFQDYGLLPWRSVLGNVELGLEPLKLGASERRERALDYLKLVHLQDKAGLFPSQLSGGMKQRVALARALAVRPRVLLLDEPFAALDTFTRYYLQDELLSIQRRENVTMILVTHDIDEAVYLSDRILLLGTEPGGIRLELRIPAAKPRDRGHGEFQLYRKRILEQFRLAGSGSKEEFTI; via the coding sequence TTGAGTTCGAACGCTCCGATCGCGGTAGAGGCCGACCGCATTTCCAAAAGCTACGGCCATCAAGGCGGCAGGCAGACGGTGCTGGACGGCGTGACGTTCCGCATCCGCCAGGGCGAATTCGTATCGGTGCTCGGACCGAGCGGCTGCGGAAAAAGCACGCTGCTCAACCTGCTGGGAGGCTTCGAGCTGCCCGACGAAGGCACGATCCGGCTCGATGGCCGGCCGGTGGAACGGCCGGTGCGGCAGGCGGTGATGATGTTCCAGGATTACGGCCTGCTGCCTTGGCGGTCGGTTCTCGGAAACGTAGAGCTGGGTCTAGAGCCGCTCAAGCTCGGCGCGTCCGAACGGCGGGAGAGAGCGCTCGATTATCTCAAGCTGGTTCATCTGCAGGACAAAGCCGGCCTGTTTCCGTCCCAGCTGTCCGGAGGGATGAAGCAGCGGGTGGCGCTCGCTCGCGCCTTGGCCGTGCGGCCGCGCGTGCTGCTGCTCGACGAGCCGTTCGCGGCGCTCGATACGTTTACCCGCTATTACTTGCAGGATGAGCTGCTGAGCATTCAGCGGCGGGAGAACGTAACGATGATTCTGGTGACGCACGACATCGACGAAGCAGTTTATTTGTCCGACCGGATCCTGCTCCTCGGGACGGAGCCGGGAGGCATCCGGCTGGAGCTGCGCATTCCGGCGGCCAAGCCGAGAGACCGCGGACACGGAGAGTTTCAACTGTACCGCAAACGGATTTTGGAGCAGTTTCGGCTTGCGGGTTCCGGCTCGAAAGAAGAATTTACGATTTGA
- the mnhG gene encoding monovalent cation/H(+) antiporter subunit G, translated as MKALGELSIGLLILVGALFCLLSAFGLIRLPDVYLRSHAATKSATLGVLFVLFGVFLYFMFYLEHVSAKILLGIVFVFVTSPIAGHLNGRAAYRTGVPMWEKSVRDDYKDAVEVRERN; from the coding sequence ATGAAAGCGCTCGGTGAGCTGTCGATCGGCTTGCTGATCCTGGTCGGGGCGTTGTTTTGCCTGCTCAGCGCGTTCGGGCTCATCCGGCTGCCCGACGTCTATTTGCGCTCGCACGCGGCGACGAAAAGCGCGACGCTCGGCGTGCTGTTCGTGCTGTTCGGCGTGTTTCTGTATTTCATGTTTTATTTGGAGCACGTAAGCGCGAAAATCCTGCTCGGCATCGTCTTCGTGTTCGTCACGTCGCCGATCGCGGGGCATTTGAACGGGCGAGCCGCCTATCGGACCGGCGTGCCGATGTGGGAGAAGAGCGTGCGGGACGACTACAAGGACGCGGTGGAGGTTCGGGAACGGAATTAA
- a CDS encoding Na(+)/H(+) antiporter subunit F1: MFEQLLNAALVILSLAMLGCLYRLLKGPSMPDRIAALDAIGINLLAVVAVLCVQYRTQTYMDTILVIGILTFIGTTAFARYMERGKVIEHGNDESAR; this comes from the coding sequence ATGTTCGAGCAACTGCTTAACGCAGCCCTCGTCATCCTGTCGCTTGCCATGCTCGGCTGCCTGTACCGGCTGCTGAAAGGTCCATCGATGCCCGACCGCATCGCGGCGCTCGACGCGATCGGCATCAACCTGCTGGCCGTCGTGGCGGTTCTGTGCGTTCAATACCGCACGCAAACGTATATGGACACGATACTCGTCATCGGCATTTTGACGTTTATCGGCACGACGGCGTTTGCCCGATATATGGAAAGAGGGAAGGTGATCGAGCATGGAAACGATGAAAGCGCTCGGTGA
- a CDS encoding Na+/H+ antiporter subunit E: MAMQILLNLILAFLWMFLHDDGSASRFMIGYALGAAIIFVFRRFWPNDFYLIKLWAVVKLLALFLKELFVSSFAVVRAVLRPKLNVRPGIFAYETSLKSEWEVTVLSCLICLTPGTLTLDVSPDGGTLYIHAMDIGDAEEMSGQIRHTFEKAIMEVTR; the protein is encoded by the coding sequence ATGGCCATGCAAATTTTGCTTAATTTGATCCTCGCTTTTTTATGGATGTTTCTTCACGACGACGGCTCGGCTTCGCGGTTTATGATCGGATACGCGCTCGGAGCGGCGATTATATTCGTCTTCCGCCGCTTTTGGCCGAACGATTTTTATTTAATCAAACTGTGGGCGGTCGTCAAGCTGCTTGCGCTGTTTTTGAAAGAGCTTTTCGTCTCCAGCTTCGCGGTCGTTCGGGCGGTTCTTCGTCCGAAGCTGAACGTCCGGCCGGGTATTTTCGCTTACGAAACGTCGCTGAAAAGCGAATGGGAAGTGACCGTGCTGTCCTGCCTCATTTGCCTGACGCCCGGCACGCTGACGCTTGACGTTTCCCCCGACGGCGGAACGCTCTACATTCACGCGATGGATATCGGAGACGCGGAGGAAATGTCCGGACAAATCCGGCACACCTTCGAAAAAGCGATCATGGAGGTGACGCGGTAA
- a CDS encoding Na+/H+ antiporter subunit D, whose product MNNLLVMPLLLPLCTAVALIFLKDRIVWQRFVGAIGALANIAVACLIVVQVREKGIQTLDMGGWAPPYGIVFVADMLAALLVLTTAVIGFVCLLFSFRSVGESRERNYFHPVFQFLLVGVYGSFLTGDIFNLFVCFEVMLISSYALIVLGGTKRQLRETLKYILINILSSTLFVAAVAYLYASVGTLNMAHLAERVAESGQGGILNVIAVMFLLVFSLKAGLFLFFWLPGSYAAPPTAVRAVFAALLTKVGLYAIIRTFTLIFYHEPAISHSLIGWMAGATMILGSIGAIAYRDVSRVLNYNVVIAVGFIGFGVSVATEEALGGVAFYLMHDMVAKALLFLLGGMIAAAAGTEKLKEMGGLIGRYPLLGWMFFATALALVGVPPLSGFAGKAMILRSGFSEGAYALSAIGLASSFVVLYSLMNVFRHAFWGKTPAAAPEKIGLRWSAGAAAGLFALVVAIGLGSEWVLSYVAEAGYVLSRPEVYIDAVLRG is encoded by the coding sequence ATGAATAACCTGCTCGTCATGCCGCTTCTTCTCCCTTTGTGTACGGCAGTCGCGCTCATTTTTCTGAAGGACCGCATCGTTTGGCAGCGATTCGTCGGCGCGATCGGCGCTTTGGCGAATATCGCGGTCGCCTGCCTGATCGTCGTTCAGGTGCGGGAAAAAGGCATTCAAACGCTGGACATGGGCGGGTGGGCGCCGCCGTACGGCATCGTTTTCGTTGCCGACATGCTGGCCGCGCTGCTCGTGTTGACGACGGCGGTCATCGGCTTCGTTTGTTTGCTCTTTTCGTTCCGCAGCGTCGGGGAAAGCCGGGAACGAAATTATTTTCACCCCGTCTTTCAGTTTTTGCTCGTCGGCGTTTACGGTTCGTTTCTGACCGGAGACATCTTCAACCTGTTCGTCTGCTTCGAAGTGATGCTCATTTCTTCCTACGCGCTGATCGTGCTGGGAGGGACCAAGCGGCAGCTTCGGGAAACGTTGAAGTACATTTTGATCAATATTTTGTCCTCCACCTTGTTCGTGGCCGCCGTCGCTTACCTGTACGCGAGCGTCGGAACGCTGAACATGGCGCATTTGGCGGAGCGGGTGGCGGAGAGCGGGCAAGGGGGCATCCTCAACGTCATTGCCGTCATGTTCCTGCTCGTGTTTTCGTTAAAAGCGGGACTGTTTCTGTTTTTCTGGCTGCCGGGCTCGTATGCCGCGCCGCCGACGGCCGTGCGCGCGGTGTTCGCCGCCTTGCTCACGAAAGTCGGCCTGTACGCCATCATTCGCACGTTTACGCTTATTTTTTACCATGAACCTGCGATTTCGCATTCTCTGATCGGGTGGATGGCCGGCGCCACAATGATATTGGGCAGCATCGGCGCAATCGCCTACCGGGACGTGAGCCGGGTGCTCAATTATAACGTCGTCATCGCCGTCGGGTTCATCGGCTTCGGCGTCTCCGTCGCGACGGAGGAGGCGCTGGGGGGCGTCGCGTTTTACCTGATGCACGATATGGTCGCCAAAGCGCTGCTGTTTCTGCTCGGGGGCATGATCGCGGCCGCCGCGGGCACCGAAAAGCTGAAGGAAATGGGCGGCCTGATCGGGCGCTACCCGCTGCTGGGATGGATGTTTTTCGCAACGGCCCTGGCGCTCGTCGGCGTTCCGCCGTTAAGCGGCTTCGCGGGAAAGGCGATGATCCTTCGCAGCGGCTTTTCCGAAGGCGCGTATGCGCTGTCCGCCATCGGACTCGCTTCCAGCTTTGTCGTGCTATACTCGTTAATGAACGTGTTCCGGCACGCCTTTTGGGGGAAAACGCCGGCGGCGGCGCCGGAGAAGATCGGCCTGCGGTGGAGCGCGGGCGCCGCGGCGGGGCTTTTTGCGCTCGTCGTCGCGATCGGACTCGGCTCGGAATGGGTGCTGTCGTACGTCGCCGAAGCCGGATACGTGCTAAGTCGGCCGGAAGTGTATATCGACGCCGTTTTGAGGGGGTGA
- a CDS encoding Na(+)/H(+) antiporter subunit C — MEGLMALSIGILFAVGVYLILSKSLLRIVLGTSLLTHSVHLLLMTMAGLKTGAAPLLGEKAKAYIDPLPQALILTSIVISFGVTAFFFVLAYRSYQTLGTDDMEQLRGKEDE; from the coding sequence ATGGAAGGGTTGATGGCTTTAAGCATCGGCATTTTGTTTGCCGTCGGCGTTTATCTCATTTTGTCCAAAAGCCTGCTCCGCATCGTTCTGGGCACGTCCCTGCTTACGCACAGCGTGCATTTGCTGCTGATGACGATGGCCGGGCTGAAAACGGGAGCGGCGCCGCTGCTCGGCGAAAAGGCGAAGGCGTATATCGATCCGCTGCCGCAGGCGCTCATTTTGACTTCGATCGTCATCAGCTTCGGCGTCACCGCGTTTTTTTTCGTGCTCGCTTATCGGTCGTATCAGACGCTGGGGACCGACGATATGGAACAGCTGAGGGGGAAAGAGGATGAATAA
- a CDS encoding Na+/H+ antiporter subunit A, whose amino-acid sequence MTLLHVAIILPFIWAPISAWISRLLPRLHAGWLVFPLPVLLFAYFLGFSSDVRDGKALASTAEWIPSLGIDFAVYMDGLGFLFSLLITGIGSLVVLYSIFYLDKKKEAIRPFYVYLLLFMGAMLGVVLSDNMMVLYGFWELTSISSFLLIAFWQEREKSVYGAQKSMLITVFGGLAMFAGFLLLYAMTGTFSIRETIAMADDIAGQALFIPAMLLILLGAFTKSAQFPFHIWLPDAMEAPTPVSAYLHSATMVKAGIYLVARLSPVFSGEDAWFWLVSGIGLTTLVFGSVKAVRQTDLKAMLAYSTISQLGLIMSLFGLGSAAAYFAGTSDSLLYAKATTAAVFHLINHATFKGALFMVVGIVDHETGTRDLRKLGGLMRIMPVTFSVALIGAFSMAGLPPFNGFLSKEMFFTAVLNIASLNLWSLDSWGAIFPVVAWVASVFTFVYSMIVLWRTFAGKPQFDKLSKKPHEAPLGMLVPPVVLASCAVIFGLFPNLLSASLIEPAMGAVLPDLLAPGEHFHVSIHFWHGWTTEVWMTIGVVLAGSALYALHGRLGVLEKARGGAGVLNRLYDGSLSGAEKLSSRLTNLYMTGSVRHYLIYIFLFFILSLGTALLLTGDIRFRTEHYADVSFYEAAVVLVMAVSAIAVPFASSRLMAIILTGAVGYIVTLLFIMFRAPDLALTQLIVETVSVALFLLCFYHLPKLKKEVVKLPFKLTNFLIAAGSGAIVTLIALGASGSGSFRTIADYFVDESYRLAGGKNIVNVILVDFRGFDTMLEITVLGIASLGIYALVKLRLDPDLPRLPAAHAAPSVRAQGRSNDVLLRTISRVVVFLIVAFSLYLFFAGHNAPGGGFIGALMTASALLLTAIAFGMDSFRLMMPVDFRKLTATGLAIAFLTGIGSFAFGAPFLSHAFGYFHLPIMGETELATAVLFDLGVYLAVVGVTMTILLTIGRDDPEWKG is encoded by the coding sequence TTGACGCTGCTGCACGTAGCTATCATCTTACCTTTTATTTGGGCGCCGATCTCGGCTTGGATCTCCAGGCTGCTGCCCCGCCTGCATGCGGGGTGGCTCGTTTTTCCGCTGCCCGTGCTGTTGTTTGCGTATTTTCTCGGGTTTTCGTCCGATGTCCGGGACGGGAAGGCGCTTGCTTCGACGGCCGAATGGATTCCGTCCCTCGGCATCGACTTCGCCGTTTACATGGACGGATTGGGCTTCCTGTTCTCGCTGCTCATAACCGGCATCGGATCGCTCGTCGTCCTGTACTCGATTTTTTATTTGGATAAAAAGAAAGAAGCGATTCGCCCGTTCTACGTCTATTTGCTTCTGTTCATGGGCGCCATGCTCGGGGTCGTGCTGTCGGACAACATGATGGTGCTTTACGGCTTTTGGGAATTGACGAGCATTTCCTCGTTTTTGCTGATCGCGTTTTGGCAGGAGCGGGAAAAGTCGGTCTACGGCGCGCAAAAATCGATGCTGATTACCGTTTTCGGCGGTCTCGCGATGTTCGCCGGCTTCCTGCTGCTGTATGCGATGACCGGTACGTTCAGCATCCGGGAAACGATCGCCATGGCGGACGACATCGCCGGTCAGGCGCTGTTCATCCCGGCCATGCTGCTGATTTTGCTGGGCGCGTTCACGAAATCCGCGCAGTTTCCGTTCCATATCTGGCTTCCGGACGCCATGGAAGCGCCGACGCCGGTCAGCGCCTACTTGCACTCCGCCACGATGGTGAAGGCGGGCATTTATTTGGTCGCGAGGCTAAGTCCCGTTTTTTCCGGCGAAGACGCCTGGTTTTGGCTCGTATCGGGAATCGGCTTGACCACGCTCGTATTCGGATCGGTCAAGGCGGTCCGGCAAACGGATTTGAAGGCGATGCTGGCCTATTCGACGATCAGCCAGCTCGGCCTGATCATGAGCTTGTTCGGTCTGGGCTCGGCTGCGGCTTATTTTGCGGGCACGAGCGATTCGCTCCTTTACGCGAAAGCGACGACGGCGGCGGTTTTCCATCTGATCAATCACGCGACGTTCAAAGGCGCGCTGTTCATGGTCGTCGGCATCGTCGACCACGAGACGGGAACCCGCGATTTGCGCAAGCTCGGCGGGCTGATGCGGATCATGCCGGTAACGTTCTCGGTCGCGCTGATCGGGGCGTTTTCGATGGCCGGGCTGCCTCCGTTCAACGGTTTTTTGAGCAAGGAGATGTTTTTTACGGCGGTATTGAATATCGCCAGCCTGAACCTGTGGAGCCTGGACTCGTGGGGGGCGATTTTTCCCGTCGTCGCCTGGGTCGCAAGCGTATTTACGTTCGTCTACAGCATGATCGTGCTCTGGCGGACGTTCGCCGGCAAACCGCAGTTTGACAAACTGAGCAAAAAACCGCACGAAGCCCCGCTCGGCATGCTCGTCCCGCCGGTCGTCCTGGCTTCCTGCGCGGTCATTTTCGGCTTGTTTCCGAATTTGCTGTCCGCCTCGTTGATCGAGCCGGCCATGGGGGCCGTTCTTCCGGATTTGCTTGCGCCCGGAGAGCATTTTCACGTCTCGATCCACTTCTGGCATGGCTGGACGACGGAAGTATGGATGACGATCGGGGTCGTGCTGGCGGGTTCGGCGCTGTATGCGCTGCACGGCCGCCTGGGCGTCCTCGAGAAGGCAAGGGGAGGGGCCGGCGTGCTGAACCGGTTGTACGACGGGAGCCTGAGCGGGGCGGAGAAGCTGTCTTCCCGCTTGACGAACCTCTATATGACGGGGTCCGTCCGGCACTATCTAATCTACATTTTCCTGTTTTTTATTTTGTCGCTCGGGACGGCCCTCCTGCTGACCGGCGATATCCGGTTTCGCACGGAGCACTATGCCGATGTTTCGTTTTACGAAGCGGCCGTCGTCCTGGTCATGGCGGTGTCGGCGATCGCGGTTCCGTTCGCGAGCTCGCGCCTGATGGCGATCATCCTGACCGGCGCGGTCGGCTATATCGTCACGCTGCTGTTCATCATGTTCCGCGCGCCGGATTTGGCGCTGACGCAGCTGATCGTCGAGACGGTGTCGGTTGCGTTGTTCCTGCTCTGTTTCTATCATCTGCCGAAATTGAAAAAAGAGGTCGTCAAGCTGCCCTTCAAGCTGACCAATTTTCTGATCGCGGCGGGCTCGGGCGCCATCGTCACGCTGATCGCGCTGGGCGCGAGCGGGAGCGGCTCCTTTCGGACGATCGCGGACTATTTCGTGGACGAAAGCTACCGGCTGGCCGGCGGCAAAAACATCGTCAACGTCATTCTGGTCGATTTCAGAGGCTTCGATACGATGCTTGAAATTACGGTGCTGGGCATTGCCTCGCTCGGCATTTACGCGTTGGTCAAGCTCAGGCTCGATCCGGATTTGCCGAGGCTGCCGGCGGCGCATGCGGCGCCAAGCGTCCGGGCGCAAGGCAGGAGCAACGACGTGCTGCTGCGAACGATTTCCAGAGTGGTCGTCTTCCTGATCGTCGCGTTCTCGCTGTACTTGTTCTTCGCCGGCCACAACGCTCCGGGCGGCGGCTTTATCGGCGCGCTCATGACCGCTTCGGCGCTGCTGCTGACCGCGATCGCGTTCGGCATGGATTCCTTCCGGCTGATGATGCCGGTCGATTTCCGCAAGCTGACGGCGACGGGACTGGCGATCGCGTTTTTGACCGGGATCGGTTCCTTTGCGTTCGGGGCGCCGTTTTTAAGCCATGCCTTCGGCTATTTTCACCTGCCGATCATGGGGGAAACGGAGCTCGCGACGGCCGTGCTGTTCGATCTTGGCGTCTACCTCGCCGTTGTCGGGGTGACGATGACGATTTTGCTTACGATTGGGAGGGATGACCCGGAATGGAAGGGTTGA
- a CDS encoding ArsR/SmtB family transcription factor — MKILFHPKREDIQLTAVLAALSDPNRMRLVTDVAECGERPCGSFDQPVAKSTMSHHVRILREAGVLNIRVQGTQHFLSLRTDDLEARFPGVLTSILKASSAAKESLPG; from the coding sequence ATGAAAATTTTATTCCACCCGAAACGGGAGGACATTCAACTGACGGCGGTGCTTGCGGCGCTTAGCGACCCGAACCGGATGAGGCTCGTGACCGACGTGGCGGAATGCGGGGAGCGGCCGTGCGGCTCGTTCGATCAGCCGGTGGCCAAGTCGACGATGTCGCACCATGTCCGGATTCTTCGCGAAGCCGGCGTGCTCAACATTCGCGTTCAAGGGACGCAGCACTTTCTGTCGCTGCGGACGGACGATCTGGAAGCGCGGTTTCCGGGCGTGCTGACCTCCATTCTGAAGGCGTCTTCGGCCGCTAAGGAAAGCCTGCCCGGGTAG
- a CDS encoding MFS transporter has product MKTEISSAMPPADAEPSLLREKVVVPLLGLILVLVIMNTMMFNLALPVVTEQFALSSSAASWIVTGYSIVFAISSITYSRLSDLVPIRYLLSFGLLCLGGASIAGFLSHDFVILLCARIVQAAGAGSVMSLAIVLISRYVPLSRRGKAMALISSAASLGLGLGPVVGGAITQFWGWNDLFLVTGCSLLLIPVVFRLLPEEPFVKGSFDWPGALLIGIGSTGLLLFLTGGSFVALAAGIVGLFAFWLRIRSAAEPFVQPALLRNKRYLLLGSLGLFAYINSFALLFLLPQLLAHLYGLKPGISGLIVFPGAFVSMLASNAIGKGIDRYGNGLLLRVAPWPIAVSGLLFALFADQSYFAVMFIYMLMIVGFSALNASVSNEMSRILPAANIGAGMGLFQLIQFFSGAFSVAVCGSFLAARERFPLADTYALIFWGLMGIGLLSVLCSFVYLGSNRGSRADGVAG; this is encoded by the coding sequence ATGAAAACCGAAATCAGCTCCGCTATGCCGCCCGCGGACGCCGAGCCGTCCTTGCTGCGCGAGAAGGTCGTCGTTCCGCTGTTGGGCCTCATTCTCGTCCTGGTCATCATGAACACGATGATGTTCAATTTGGCGCTGCCCGTCGTGACCGAACAATTCGCCCTTTCTTCTTCCGCGGCCTCCTGGATCGTCACCGGCTACTCGATCGTGTTCGCGATTTCTTCGATTACCTACAGCCGGCTATCCGATCTCGTTCCGATTCGTTATCTGCTCTCCTTCGGGCTCCTCTGCCTCGGCGGGGCATCGATCGCGGGCTTTTTGAGCCATGACTTCGTCATCCTGCTTTGCGCGCGCATCGTGCAGGCGGCGGGAGCCGGCTCCGTGATGAGCCTCGCCATCGTGCTCATCAGCCGGTACGTCCCGCTGTCGCGCAGAGGCAAGGCGATGGCCCTCATTTCCTCCGCCGCTTCGCTCGGCTTGGGTCTCGGTCCGGTCGTCGGGGGAGCGATCACCCAATTTTGGGGCTGGAACGATCTGTTTCTCGTCACCGGCTGTTCGCTTCTGCTCATCCCGGTCGTCTTCCGCCTTCTCCCCGAGGAGCCCTTCGTCAAAGGCTCCTTCGACTGGCCGGGAGCGCTTCTGATCGGCATCGGCTCGACGGGCTTGCTCCTCTTTTTGACCGGCGGCAGCTTCGTCGCTTTGGCGGCGGGAATCGTCGGGCTGTTCGCGTTTTGGCTTCGGATCCGCTCCGCCGCCGAACCGTTCGTGCAGCCCGCCTTGCTTCGCAACAAACGTTATTTGCTGCTGGGCTCGCTCGGCCTGTTCGCCTATATCAACAGCTTCGCCTTGCTGTTTCTGCTGCCCCAGCTGCTCGCGCACCTGTACGGCTTAAAGCCGGGGATATCCGGGCTGATCGTATTCCCCGGAGCGTTCGTCTCGATGCTGGCCTCGAACGCGATTGGCAAAGGGATCGACCGGTACGGCAACGGCCTGCTGCTTCGCGTCGCCCCCTGGCCGATCGCCGTTTCGGGGCTGCTGTTCGCCTTGTTTGCCGATCAATCCTATTTTGCCGTCATGTTCATTTACATGCTTATGATCGTCGGCTTTTCCGCTCTCAACGCGAGCGTCTCCAACGAGATGTCCCGCATTCTTCCCGCCGCCAACATCGGAGCCGGGATGGGGCTGTTTCAATTGATCCAGTTTTTCAGCGGCGCGTTCAGCGTCGCCGTGTGCGGAAGCTTCCTGGCCGCGCGGGAACGGTTTCCGCTGGCCGACACGTACGCGCTCATCTTTTGGGGATTGATGGGCATCGGCCTGTTGTCCGTTCTCTGTTCGTTCGTTTATTTAGGGTCCAATCGCGGAAGCAGGGCGGACGGCGTGGCGGGATAA
- a CDS encoding S-layer homology domain-containing protein: MKKSLIWLLSALLVVALSPSVFAFSDTSSSKHADKINALKEKGVISGVGKDKFDPDGELSYAAGISMINKGLDISLARFLFVKAPLASDYFTNVPDDAWYSDAFIVAHINGLEIPQDVKPDQSMTREQFAHHLFLGMEANGAHAYPEPYILIDDEADVNPSYMNSIQKLLISNVASLEDGKFNPKAPITRGEAAEWLYNAMEFVQNTPQVDPNPEEPDPLADYKLEVKPVNESVSEVTVKATAPHPGYGLRIVSIQFEGDQAIVFTEPVWPDPEMMYPQVLTEISAVTYVDAKLKPVLPQDAVSSPSDGEASESSASASVSS, encoded by the coding sequence ATGAAAAAAAGCTTGATTTGGCTGTTGTCCGCACTGCTGGTCGTGGCGCTGTCTCCGTCCGTCTTCGCTTTCTCGGATACTTCGTCGTCCAAGCACGCCGACAAAATCAACGCCCTGAAAGAGAAAGGCGTCATCAGCGGGGTCGGCAAAGACAAATTCGATCCCGACGGAGAGCTGTCGTACGCCGCCGGAATCTCGATGATCAACAAAGGCCTGGACATCAGCCTCGCCCGCTTCCTGTTCGTCAAAGCTCCGCTCGCCAGCGACTACTTTACGAACGTGCCGGACGACGCCTGGTATTCGGACGCGTTTATCGTCGCGCACATCAACGGCCTGGAAATTCCGCAGGACGTCAAGCCGGATCAATCGATGACGCGCGAGCAGTTCGCCCATCATCTGTTCCTCGGCATGGAAGCGAACGGAGCCCACGCCTATCCGGAGCCGTACATTCTGATCGACGACGAAGCCGACGTCAATCCGAGCTACATGAACAGCATTCAAAAGCTGCTCATTTCGAACGTCGCCTCCCTGGAAGACGGCAAATTCAATCCGAAAGCGCCGATTACGCGCGGCGAAGCGGCCGAATGGCTGTACAACGCCATGGAATTCGTCCAAAATACGCCGCAGGTCGATCCGAACCCGGAGGAGCCCGATCCGTTGGCCGACTACAAGCTCGAGGTCAAGCCCGTTAACGAGAGCGTGTCCGAAGTGACGGTCAAAGCGACGGCCCCGCATCCGGGCTATGGCCTTCGAATCGTCTCGATTCAATTCGAAGGCGACCAGGCCATCGTCTTTACGGAACCGGTATGGCCCGATCCGGAGATGATGTATCCGCAAGTCCTGACGGAAATCAGCGCCGTCACGTACGTGGACGCCAAGCTCAAGCCGGTGCTCCCGCAGGATGCCGTATCGTCGCCGTCCGACGGCGAAGCTTCCGAATCATCCGCATCCGCATCCGTTTCCTCTTAA